One window from the genome of Haladaptatus paucihalophilus DX253 encodes:
- a CDS encoding phosphotransferase family protein — MTDTTLQTERVPRLVQEILGERSVTDVIPADEGTDDVFFVTVEMPDGDRSCVLKSRSFVDPPSFRVEPRILDFVNRRTGIPVPNVLGYVDEHDDLSAPFFLMERASGEAVSGPTSLTDDALSRTARDAGRHLGELHAAATFDGYGWLRAGMDADAEPSVGDLSLADLEPDWPARVRSYAEANLSRIEESERFADLTDDLRAGLDSHLEAVPEDPEPVLLHDDYRFGNLLVDSETGAVRTVLDWGNQFTGHHEFDLATTEHYLCGRRPLDADRRAIVHDALLDGYAETNELTRDDAFRRRQRAYRFVAQLCALAWFDLWYRGSDDPEKDATRQKELALSLLP, encoded by the coding sequence ATGACGGATACGACTCTGCAGACCGAGCGCGTGCCGCGATTGGTGCAGGAAATCCTCGGAGAACGGTCGGTCACGGACGTGATACCGGCCGACGAGGGGACCGACGACGTGTTCTTCGTCACCGTCGAGATGCCGGACGGAGACCGGAGTTGCGTGTTGAAATCCCGCTCGTTCGTGGACCCGCCGTCGTTTCGGGTGGAACCCAGAATTCTCGACTTCGTGAATCGTCGAACGGGGATTCCGGTACCGAACGTCCTCGGGTACGTCGACGAGCACGACGACCTGTCCGCACCTTTCTTCCTGATGGAGCGGGCATCCGGCGAGGCGGTTTCCGGTCCGACGTCGCTGACCGACGACGCCCTCTCTCGCACCGCGCGCGACGCCGGGCGACACCTCGGCGAACTTCACGCCGCCGCCACGTTCGACGGCTACGGATGGCTTCGGGCGGGGATGGACGCCGACGCCGAACCGAGCGTGGGCGACCTCTCGCTCGCCGACCTCGAACCCGACTGGCCCGCACGGGTTCGTTCCTACGCCGAGGCGAACCTCTCGCGTATCGAGGAGTCGGAGCGATTCGCCGACCTGACCGACGACCTGCGCGCCGGTCTGGATAGCCATCTCGAAGCCGTTCCCGAGGACCCCGAGCCGGTGCTCCTCCACGACGACTACCGCTTCGGGAACCTCCTCGTCGATTCGGAGACGGGTGCCGTTCGGACGGTCCTCGATTGGGGGAACCAGTTCACCGGCCACCACGAGTTCGACCTCGCGACGACGGAGCACTACCTGTGCGGTCGGCGTCCGCTCGACGCCGACCGCCGGGCAATCGTCCACGACGCGCTGTTGGACGGCTATGCGGAGACCAATGAACTGACCCGCGATGATGCGTTTCGTCGGCGACAGCGGGCCTATCGCTTCGTCGCGCAACTGTGCGCCCTCGCGTGGTTCGACCTGTGGTATCGCGGAAGCGACGACCCGGAAAAAGACGCGACGCGGCAGAAAGAACTCGCGCTGTCGTTGCTTCCCTGA
- a CDS encoding DUF7529 family protein translates to MDGSTPNATAHSRAMPHWESVIADMEATTAEYDDDGWETMELHPGDVTPLWSDEDGEFGLDVLVPDNEFEALEELMDGGVSFDAFEVYRALADGLVFAVIVMEDREDETAVLYPVYYDVQGAEEMLADAMDAGTMYSFVRTLSEDRIRFTHDDPSLFQPPEEPETEDAESAEETDE, encoded by the coding sequence ATGGACGGTTCGACGCCGAACGCCACGGCGCACTCACGGGCGATGCCACATTGGGAGTCCGTCATCGCAGATATGGAAGCGACGACGGCGGAGTACGACGACGACGGGTGGGAAACCATGGAACTCCACCCCGGCGACGTGACGCCACTCTGGAGCGACGAGGACGGCGAGTTCGGACTGGACGTTCTCGTCCCCGACAACGAGTTCGAGGCGCTGGAGGAGCTGATGGACGGCGGCGTCTCGTTCGACGCCTTCGAAGTCTACCGCGCGCTCGCCGACGGACTCGTCTTCGCCGTCATCGTCATGGAGGACCGCGAGGACGAAACGGCGGTTCTCTACCCGGTGTACTACGACGTGCAGGGCGCAGAGGAGATGCTGGCCGACGCGATGGACGCGGGGACGATGTACTCGTTCGTCCGAACGCTGAGCGAGGACCGAATCCGGTTCACCCACGACGACCCCTCGCTGTTCCAACCGCCCGAAGAACCAGAGACCGAAGACGCGGAGTCCGCCGAAGAAACCGACGAGTAA
- a CDS encoding DHH family phosphoesterase has translation MKDWVIDDENLSLERKSLLPGEGFFFPDSLEAQQEEQEAKEELTGAERAVVADPDADGLAATALVREAYGETALIDAGPHDLADALERVVAYSEPGATVFICDLCPDAYEPVARELETLVEEADEVFWFDHHQWDDAVADAIRALGIELVIGESDEECTADVVARSLDYDFPDYLVELAEVTRDHDLWLRNDPRSDDLADYSYWAEPEEYMEVIQANGADLPEDVEEFLAERRVEKEALIERAVERADMKQIGDWTVGVTYGRCSQNEVAEAMRERGADASVVVKPAGSASIRGTDEFERCHEVARQVNGGGHPKAAGCKPSIYDDMLDYAHHWTTQGAVTKRVILEAFWNLKHADDEAAEFEAGETDEEIETDEADE, from the coding sequence ATGAAAGATTGGGTCATCGACGACGAGAACCTCTCGCTCGAACGGAAATCCCTTCTCCCGGGCGAGGGCTTTTTCTTTCCAGATTCGCTCGAAGCACAACAAGAAGAACAGGAAGCGAAAGAAGAACTGACGGGAGCGGAGCGGGCGGTCGTCGCCGACCCGGACGCCGACGGGTTGGCCGCGACGGCACTCGTCCGCGAGGCGTACGGCGAGACGGCGCTCATCGACGCGGGACCGCACGACCTCGCGGACGCGCTCGAACGAGTCGTTGCGTACAGCGAACCCGGCGCGACCGTGTTCATCTGTGACCTCTGTCCCGACGCCTACGAACCGGTCGCACGGGAACTCGAAACGCTGGTCGAGGAGGCGGACGAAGTGTTCTGGTTCGACCACCACCAGTGGGACGACGCGGTGGCCGACGCGATTCGAGCCCTCGGCATCGAACTCGTCATCGGCGAATCGGACGAGGAGTGCACCGCCGACGTGGTTGCCCGGTCGCTCGACTACGACTTCCCGGACTACCTCGTCGAACTCGCGGAAGTCACGCGGGACCACGACCTGTGGCTCCGGAACGACCCGCGGAGCGACGACCTCGCGGACTACTCCTACTGGGCGGAACCCGAGGAGTACATGGAGGTAATCCAGGCCAACGGCGCGGACCTCCCCGAGGACGTCGAGGAGTTCCTCGCGGAACGGCGCGTCGAGAAGGAAGCCCTCATCGAGCGGGCGGTCGAGCGCGCCGACATGAAACAGATCGGCGACTGGACGGTGGGCGTCACCTACGGTCGCTGTTCGCAGAACGAAGTCGCCGAAGCGATGCGCGAGCGAGGCGCGGACGCCTCGGTCGTCGTCAAACCCGCCGGGAGCGCGAGCATCCGCGGGACCGACGAGTTCGAGCGCTGCCACGAGGTCGCACGGCAAGTCAACGGGGGCGGCCACCCGAAGGCGGCGGGGTGCAAGCCGAGCATCTACGACGACATGCTCGATTACGCCCACCACTGGACGACACAGGGTGCGGTGACGAAACGAGTGATTCTGGAGGCGTTCTGGAACCTGAAACACGCAGACGACGAGGCGGCGGAGTTCGAAGCGGGCGAGACGGACGAAGAGATCGAGACGGACGAAGCGGACGAATAA
- a CDS encoding ABC transporter ATP-binding protein: protein MTAIELTDVSKRFGNVVALRNLNLQIKEGEVFGFLGPNGAGKSTTIDMILDYVRPTSGTVTVFGHDAQRDTRRVHERIGVLPDAYHAYDHLSARQHLEFVIETRGVDDDPMRILQRVGIPEAADRRVEGFSKGMAQRLILGMALVGDPDLLILDEPTTGLDPNGALAMREIIREERDRGTTVFFSSHILEQVEAVCDRVGILDAGELVTVDSIDGLRRTVGSGASLTVEVDRLSSGTLDRVRAVEGVGHVSADGTTLVVACADRAKKRALDAIESAGDTVLDFDTEEASLEELFTTYTTEVPA from the coding sequence ATGACCGCCATCGAATTGACCGACGTTTCCAAGCGCTTCGGGAACGTCGTCGCCCTCCGCAACCTGAACCTCCAAATCAAAGAGGGGGAAGTGTTCGGTTTCCTCGGACCCAACGGCGCGGGGAAATCGACCACCATCGACATGATTCTCGATTACGTGCGACCGACGAGCGGGACCGTCACCGTGTTCGGCCACGACGCCCAGCGTGACACCCGCCGCGTCCACGAGCGAATCGGCGTCCTCCCCGACGCGTACCACGCCTACGACCACCTCAGCGCGCGCCAGCATCTCGAATTCGTCATCGAAACCCGCGGCGTGGACGACGACCCGATGCGAATCCTTCAGCGAGTCGGCATCCCGGAAGCGGCCGACCGACGGGTCGAGGGGTTCTCGAAGGGGATGGCCCAGCGACTCATCCTCGGCATGGCGCTCGTCGGCGACCCGGACCTGCTCATCCTCGACGAACCGACGACCGGCCTCGACCCGAACGGCGCGCTGGCGATGCGCGAAATCATCCGGGAGGAGCGCGACCGCGGGACGACCGTGTTCTTCTCCAGTCACATCTTAGAGCAGGTCGAAGCCGTCTGTGACCGCGTTGGAATCCTCGACGCCGGGGAGTTGGTCACGGTGGACTCCATCGACGGACTCCGCCGAACGGTCGGGAGCGGTGCCTCGCTGACCGTCGAGGTGGACCGCCTCTCGTCGGGGACGCTCGACCGGGTGCGCGCCGTCGAGGGCGTCGGTCACGTCTCGGCCGACGGGACGACGCTCGTAGTGGCCTGTGCCGACCGGGCGAAAAAGCGCGCCCTCGACGCCATCGAGTCGGCGGGCGACACCGTTCTGGACTTCGACACCGAGGAGGCGTCGCTCGAAGAGCTGTTCACGACGTACACGACGGAGGTTCCGGCATGA
- a CDS encoding M14 family metallopeptidase, whose amino-acid sequence MKSGSVLAAATAASGIGAAAMEERSSYRIRRGTEDETEVHITNSGEPGPTAVVVGGIHGNEEAGYRAADAITSWSIDKGKLIVIPRANPVAIERGTYSNDDGNLNWQFPSGHEPTSALARTLWETIDYHDPKTVLTLHSSKGIYREAEGPDGDGQAVYPTLAEGADRDATKTATYMNRYHLSDSLPEYYEFKMGEVLDGSKPVLMHKVSADMGIPGYLLDTTRYGTDLHTRVNWTLNMVRHLLRRNGIDRTYE is encoded by the coding sequence TTGAAGTCAGGGAGCGTTCTCGCGGCGGCGACGGCGGCGTCCGGAATCGGTGCGGCGGCGATGGAAGAACGGTCGTCCTATCGGATTCGACGGGGGACGGAGGACGAAACGGAGGTGCACATCACGAACTCCGGTGAACCCGGACCGACGGCCGTCGTCGTCGGCGGCATCCACGGAAACGAGGAGGCCGGGTACCGCGCCGCGGATGCGATTACGTCGTGGTCGATAGACAAGGGGAAACTCATCGTGATTCCGCGCGCGAATCCGGTCGCCATCGAGCGGGGAACGTACTCGAACGACGACGGGAACCTGAATTGGCAGTTCCCCTCGGGCCACGAACCGACGTCGGCGCTCGCCCGCACGCTGTGGGAAACTATCGACTACCACGACCCGAAGACGGTGTTGACGCTCCACAGTTCGAAGGGGATTTACCGCGAGGCCGAAGGACCGGACGGTGACGGACAGGCCGTCTATCCGACGCTCGCGGAGGGTGCGGACCGCGACGCGACGAAAACCGCGACGTACATGAACCGATATCACCTCTCGGACTCGCTCCCGGAGTATTACGAGTTCAAGATGGGGGAGGTCCTCGACGGGTCGAAGCCGGTGTTGATGCACAAAGTCAGTGCGGACATGGGAATTCCGGGCTACCTCCTCGATACGACGCGGTACGGGACGGACCTCCACACGCGGGTCAACTGGACCCTGAACATGGTTCGTCACCTCCTCCGCCGAAACGGAATCGACCGGACGTACGAGTAG
- a CDS encoding ABC transporter permease subunit, whose translation MNWRVMAKKDFLDAHRKWSLGTAAVGFVLFLAVPMYLGMSHARNPGTVDFFGQMGILVFFAPLTGLMMSYGAIAAERELGSLKLLLALPYTRRDVIAGKAVGRAAVVGTATFVGVFAATVIFLAFGGSLPVVEYVAFLALVFLLTAAYTSSAVCLSAASPTSNRAMATSVGFFLLTFLGWSSVPLVIRYVLNGFSSPRGAPPAWANVIDSLSPVKAYSTGMDTLVHGNVGSTFYHTGWFALLVLVAWAVIPVVLGYRRFSSVDI comes from the coding sequence ATGAACTGGCGCGTCATGGCGAAAAAGGACTTCCTCGACGCCCATCGGAAGTGGTCGCTCGGGACCGCGGCCGTCGGGTTCGTTCTCTTCCTCGCCGTGCCGATGTATCTCGGAATGAGCCATGCACGGAACCCCGGCACGGTGGACTTCTTCGGACAGATGGGAATACTGGTCTTCTTCGCGCCGCTGACGGGGTTGATGATGAGTTACGGCGCGATAGCCGCGGAGCGCGAACTCGGGAGCCTGAAACTCTTGCTCGCGCTTCCGTACACCCGCCGGGACGTAATCGCGGGCAAAGCGGTCGGACGGGCCGCGGTGGTCGGAACGGCCACGTTCGTCGGCGTGTTCGCCGCGACGGTGATATTCCTCGCATTCGGCGGGTCGCTGCCGGTCGTGGAGTACGTCGCGTTCCTCGCCCTCGTGTTCCTGCTCACGGCGGCGTACACGAGTTCGGCGGTCTGTCTCTCCGCCGCCTCGCCGACGAGCAATCGGGCGATGGCGACGAGCGTCGGGTTCTTCCTGCTAACGTTTCTCGGTTGGTCGTCGGTTCCGCTCGTGATTCGGTACGTCCTCAACGGGTTTTCGAGTCCGAGGGGCGCACCGCCCGCGTGGGCGAACGTCATCGACAGCCTCAGTCCCGTCAAAGCCTACTCGACCGGGATGGACACGTTGGTACACGGGAACGTCGGGAGCACGTTCTACCACACCGGGTGGTTCGCCCTCCTCGTCCTTGTCGCGTGGGCCGTGATTCCGGTGGTGCTCGGCTACCGGCGGTTCAGTTCGGTGGACATCTGA
- a CDS encoding GNAT family N-acetyltransferase, translating to MNDDRRFPDDPAGPFPEPPQTFTDREGRDIEIRPFEESDTEPLVSMYVDFDPADRAQGIPPATEYRVRDWVETLTGGDGLNVIAWNDDDVAGHATLVPDGNSSYELAIFVHQDYQRAGIGSHLIRTLLGYGRAQDIDKVWLTVERWNRAAVNLYRNVGFETADAESFELEMVLRL from the coding sequence ATGAACGACGACCGACGCTTCCCCGACGACCCCGCTGGCCCCTTCCCGGAGCCGCCGCAGACGTTCACCGACCGCGAGGGACGCGACATCGAAATCCGGCCCTTCGAGGAGAGCGACACGGAACCGCTCGTCTCGATGTACGTCGATTTCGACCCGGCCGACCGCGCACAGGGAATTCCACCGGCCACGGAATACCGGGTGCGCGACTGGGTGGAAACCCTGACCGGGGGGGACGGCCTGAACGTCATCGCGTGGAACGACGACGACGTTGCGGGCCACGCGACCCTCGTCCCCGACGGTAACTCGTCGTACGAACTGGCCATCTTCGTTCATCAGGATTACCAGCGCGCGGGTATCGGTTCGCACCTCATCCGCACGCTCCTCGGCTACGGGCGAGCACAGGACATCGACAAAGTGTGGCTGACGGTGGAGCGATGGAACCGCGCCGCCGTCAACCTCTACCGGAACGTCGGGTTCGAAACCGCCGACGCCGAGAGCTTCGAGTTGGAGATGGTTCTCCGACTGTAA
- a CDS encoding universal stress protein has translation MKVLLGIGGSDDSLTALERTVSRAVAAGDELTVAILDNPQSDRSKDEIREKANAVLDDSELEASVRDVSGDPGSRLLDIAESEGFDQIVLGGGQRSPMGKIRLGHIAEFVLLNSHVSVKLVR, from the coding sequence ATGAAGGTCTTATTGGGAATCGGCGGGAGCGACGACTCCCTCACCGCGCTCGAACGGACGGTATCGCGCGCGGTCGCGGCCGGCGATGAACTGACGGTCGCCATCCTCGACAATCCACAGAGCGACCGCTCGAAGGACGAAATCCGCGAGAAAGCGAACGCGGTGCTGGACGATTCCGAGTTGGAGGCGTCCGTTCGGGACGTTTCGGGAGACCCCGGAAGTCGCCTGCTCGACATCGCGGAGAGCGAGGGTTTCGACCAGATAGTCCTCGGCGGCGGCCAGCGCAGTCCCATGGGGAAGATTCGACTGGGCCACATCGCCGAGTTCGTCCTGCTGAACTCCCACGTTTCGGTGAAACTGGTACGATGA
- a CDS encoding universal stress protein: MIDTVVIATDGSESVERAVTVALDLAHRFDADVHALYVVDAGEVESSPETLREEFQDALESQGEKALESVSERNGGNVTTAVREGDPAAEIGEYAREHDADVVATGTRGRHGENRFLIGSVAERVVRTCPTPVLTVRQLDPSEA, from the coding sequence ATGATAGATACCGTCGTCATCGCCACCGATGGCTCCGAGAGCGTCGAACGAGCAGTGACGGTCGCGCTCGACCTCGCGCACCGATTCGACGCCGACGTTCACGCCCTCTACGTCGTGGATGCGGGCGAGGTCGAGTCCTCTCCCGAAACGCTCCGCGAGGAGTTCCAGGACGCGCTCGAATCGCAAGGCGAGAAGGCACTCGAATCGGTCAGCGAACGCAACGGCGGGAACGTCACCACAGCGGTCAGGGAGGGTGACCCGGCCGCCGAAATCGGGGAGTACGCCCGCGAGCACGACGCGGACGTGGTTGCCACGGGGACGCGGGGACGACACGGCGAAAACCGATTCCTCATCGGGAGCGTCGCGGAGCGCGTCGTTCGGACCTGTCCGACGCCCGTGCTGACGGTTCGGCAACTCGACCCCAGCGAAGCGTGA
- a CDS encoding DUF5806 family protein — protein MSNDPSPPEPEAEDEYGDEEQPRETNEGVSQQLADEAATDAAGTDKTATDAVGTDDGPTDAASEPADDGATAGGGTDSTPDIPPEVQKYARFKKMDGAEYDRVNEFLRDRTYITAREWAIARLCADFRTETGVEMTKIGNNLPYLVPFMTDTYTPQAVNQARSAFEEKIRKAGATFLYGAMSGFFTAEELDDVMYEVTEVAKFLLEVEGVDLAVAEELAAEDKISSVMREVRESSEELRHDEMECPHCGHEIGGEK, from the coding sequence ATGTCGAACGACCCCTCCCCGCCCGAACCGGAGGCCGAAGACGAATACGGAGACGAAGAGCAGCCCCGCGAGACGAACGAAGGGGTTTCACAGCAGTTGGCCGACGAAGCGGCGACGGATGCGGCCGGTACCGACAAAACAGCGACGGATGCGGTCGGTACCGACGACGGACCGACGGACGCCGCCAGCGAACCGGCGGATGACGGCGCGACGGCCGGCGGCGGGACGGATTCGACCCCGGACATCCCGCCGGAGGTGCAGAAGTACGCGCGGTTCAAGAAGATGGACGGGGCGGAGTACGACCGGGTCAACGAGTTCCTCCGCGACCGAACCTACATCACCGCCCGTGAGTGGGCCATCGCGCGCCTCTGTGCCGACTTCCGAACCGAAACCGGCGTGGAGATGACCAAAATCGGGAACAACCTTCCCTACTTGGTCCCGTTCATGACCGACACGTACACCCCGCAGGCGGTGAATCAAGCGCGGTCGGCGTTCGAAGAGAAGATACGGAAAGCGGGAGCGACGTTCCTCTACGGCGCGATGTCCGGCTTCTTCACCGCCGAGGAGTTGGACGACGTGATGTACGAGGTGACCGAGGTGGCGAAGTTTCTGCTCGAAGTCGAGGGCGTGGACCTCGCGGTGGCGGAGGAACTCGCAGCCGAGGACAAGATTTCGAGCGTCATGCGCGAAGTCCGCGAATCCAGCGAGGAGTTGCGCCACGACGAGATGGAGTGCCCACACTGCGGGCACGAAATCGGCGGCGAAAAGTAG
- a CDS encoding universal stress protein produces the protein MTESPVEVNTVLVPVDGSDESVRAIEYAVSIAERYDAAVHALYVFGEEVSRAIETGAIEEDDIIDETESFIDSARAVASESDIELRSSIAYGFSTRRKLQHPGSAVLDCADEIDADFIVIPREPLSGEPGEVLEKAAEYVLLYASQPVLSI, from the coding sequence ATGACCGAGTCGCCAGTCGAAGTGAATACGGTACTCGTTCCGGTGGACGGAAGCGACGAATCGGTGCGGGCCATCGAGTACGCGGTTTCCATCGCGGAGCGGTACGACGCCGCCGTTCACGCGCTCTACGTCTTCGGTGAAGAGGTATCCCGAGCCATCGAAACGGGCGCTATCGAGGAGGACGACATCATCGACGAAACCGAGTCGTTCATCGACAGCGCCCGCGCGGTCGCGTCGGAGTCGGACATCGAACTCCGCAGTTCCATCGCGTACGGGTTCTCGACGCGACGAAAACTCCAACATCCGGGGAGCGCCGTCCTCGACTGCGCCGACGAGATAGACGCCGACTTCATCGTCATCCCGCGGGAACCGCTCTCGGGCGAACCCGGCGAGGTGTTGGAGAAGGCCGCGGAGTACGTGCTCCTCTACGCCAGCCAACCCGTCCTCTCGATTTGA
- a CDS encoding DNA polymerase sliding clamp, whose translation MDETGTRARQADAGDQLLHVVVDAETIQTTVALVDALVDECHLYFDEDGIRIPAMDPATVAAVNLTLGRSAFEAYETEDAHIGVDLSRLGDIVGMADRGQLLSFTLDSETRKLEIRIGELTYALALLDPGTVRSPPEATDVEFEFTGSVVTESGELSRAVKAADMVSNHVTLGIDEERDSFYAEATGDTDDVSLAVPADELVDFSPGDAHSLFSIDYLRAIDRAMPKTPEVNLELGIDIPLAVRYPFADGAGSVEYLVSPRIAAN comes from the coding sequence ATGGATGAAACAGGAACGCGTGCCCGACAGGCCGATGCCGGGGATCAGTTGCTACACGTGGTAGTAGACGCCGAGACGATTCAAACGACGGTCGCGCTCGTCGATGCGTTGGTCGATGAGTGTCACCTCTACTTCGACGAAGACGGGATTCGAATCCCGGCGATGGACCCGGCGACCGTGGCCGCGGTCAACCTCACGCTGGGGCGTTCCGCGTTCGAAGCGTACGAAACCGAGGACGCTCACATCGGTGTCGACCTTTCTCGCCTCGGCGATATCGTCGGCATGGCCGACCGCGGGCAGTTGCTATCGTTCACGTTGGATTCCGAAACCCGGAAACTCGAAATTCGAATCGGCGAACTCACGTACGCCCTCGCACTTCTCGACCCCGGGACGGTTCGTTCCCCCCCCGAAGCGACCGACGTCGAATTCGAATTTACCGGGTCGGTCGTCACCGAATCCGGGGAACTCAGTCGCGCGGTGAAAGCGGCGGATATGGTTTCGAATCACGTCACGCTCGGCATCGACGAGGAACGGGACTCCTTCTACGCCGAGGCGACGGGCGATACGGACGACGTTTCGCTCGCTGTGCCCGCTGACGAACTCGTCGATTTTTCTCCCGGCGATGCCCATTCGCTGTTCTCCATCGACTATCTACGGGCCATCGACCGAGCGATGCCGAAAACTCCCGAAGTCAACCTCGAACTCGGAATCGACATCCCGCTGGCAGTCCGGTATCCGTTCGCCGACGGCGCGGGGTCCGTCGAGTATCTGGTCTCGCCGCGAATCGCCGCGAATTGA